The Halosimplex litoreum genome has a window encoding:
- a CDS encoding endonuclease NucS domain-containing protein encodes MHDEVRVVAGDCTTTMDGRNEREHRGDVVTVVKPDNTVLVHDADGYQPVAWLTRADSVQFVDGVLDAREGDQHLRVEVHAEHGAARHPVSRAGVPVGDCPTCDESLVLARGSVVCRDCDDEYSIPRDGAVLEESCPVCGLPVLRVERGAQFEVCVDRDCESIDDRVTERFDREWDCPNCEGDLRILRRGGLIAGCERYPECDTGFGVPTGVVDGACDCGLPVFETPSGRRCLDTECEKT; translated from the coding sequence ATGCACGACGAGGTGCGCGTCGTCGCGGGCGACTGCACGACGACGATGGACGGCCGTAACGAGCGCGAACACCGCGGCGACGTGGTCACGGTGGTCAAGCCGGACAACACGGTGTTGGTCCACGACGCCGACGGCTACCAGCCGGTCGCCTGGCTCACGAGGGCCGACAGCGTCCAGTTCGTCGACGGCGTCCTCGACGCACGCGAGGGCGACCAGCACCTCCGCGTCGAGGTCCACGCCGAGCACGGTGCCGCCCGCCACCCCGTCTCCCGGGCGGGCGTCCCCGTCGGCGACTGTCCGACGTGCGACGAGTCGCTCGTGCTCGCCCGCGGGTCGGTGGTCTGTCGCGACTGCGACGACGAGTACTCGATTCCGCGGGACGGCGCGGTACTCGAGGAGTCGTGTCCGGTCTGTGGCCTCCCCGTGCTCCGGGTGGAGCGGGGCGCCCAGTTCGAGGTCTGTGTCGACCGCGACTGCGAGTCGATCGACGACCGGGTGACCGAACGCTTCGACCGCGAGTGGGACTGTCCGAACTGCGAGGGGGACCTGCGGATCCTCCGCCGCGGTGGGCTGATCGCGGGTTGCGAGCGCTACCCCGAGTGCGACACCGGGTTCGGCGTCCCGACCGGCGTCGTCGACGGGGCCTGCGACTGCGGGCTCCCCGTCTTCGAGACGCCGTCGGGGCGGCGCTGTCTGGATACGGAGTGTGAGAAGACCTGA
- a CDS encoding HAD family hydrolase, whose protein sequence is MDAICFDMDGVLVDSEDYWHPYEREQLLPLVGLEDLDLDEITGMNYREIYDYLDATYEIETDREAFLGWYEETATSIYGEEVSLLDGTHELLAALREREVTLALVSSSPHDWIDTVLDRFELTFDAVVSADAFDGPGKPEPGVYEHAAERVGVDPTDAVAVEDSVHGIESAGRAGMHVVGFRHGSADETDRSGADYVADSPAALREHLLARADGV, encoded by the coding sequence ATGGACGCTATCTGTTTCGATATGGACGGAGTTCTCGTCGACTCCGAGGACTACTGGCACCCCTACGAACGCGAGCAGCTCCTCCCGCTGGTCGGCCTCGAGGACCTCGATCTCGACGAGATCACCGGTATGAACTACCGGGAGATCTACGACTACCTCGACGCGACCTACGAGATCGAGACCGACCGCGAGGCGTTCCTCGGGTGGTACGAGGAGACCGCAACGTCGATCTACGGCGAGGAGGTCAGCCTGCTCGACGGCACCCACGAGTTGCTCGCGGCGCTCCGCGAGCGCGAGGTGACCCTCGCACTGGTCTCCTCCTCGCCCCACGACTGGATCGACACCGTGCTCGACCGCTTCGAGCTGACCTTCGACGCGGTCGTCAGCGCCGACGCCTTCGACGGGCCCGGGAAACCAGAGCCGGGCGTCTACGAGCACGCTGCCGAGCGAGTCGGCGTCGACCCGACCGACGCCGTCGCCGTCGAGGATTCGGTCCACGGGATCGAGTCGGCCGGGCGGGCAGGTATGCACGTCGTCGGCTTTCGCCACGGGAGCGCCGACGAGACCGACCGGAGCGGCGCCGACTACGTGGCCGACTCCCCGGCGGCCCTGCGCGAGCACTTGCTCGCCCGCGCGGACGGCGTGTAG